The Ranitomeya imitator isolate aRanImi1 chromosome 6, aRanImi1.pri, whole genome shotgun sequence genome window below encodes:
- the CTNNB1 gene encoding catenin beta-1 → MANQADLMELDMAMEPDRKAAVSHWQQQSYLDSGIHSGATTTAPSLSGKGNPDEEDVDTSQVLYEWEQGFSQPFTQDQVADIDGQFAMTRAQRVRAAMFPETLDEGMQIPSTQFDSAHPTNVQRLAEPSQMLKHAVVNLINYQDDAELATRAIPELTKLLNDEDQVVVNKAAVMVHQLSKKEASRHAIMRSPQMVSAIVRTMQNTNDVETARCTAGTLHNLSHHREGLLAIFKSGGIPALVKMLGSPVDSVLFYAITTLHNLLLHQEGAKMAVRLAGGLQKMVALLNKTNVKFLAITTDCLQILAYGNQESKLIILASGGPQALVTIMRTYSYEKLLWTTSRVLKVLSVCSSNKPAIVEAGGMQALGLHLTDPSQRLVQNCLWTLRNLSDAATKQEGMEGLLGTLVQLLGSDDINVVTCAAGILSNLTCNNYKNKMMVCQVGGIEALVRTVLRAGDREDITEPAICALRHLTSRHQEAEMAQNAVRLHYGLPVVVKLLHPPSHWPLIKATVGLIRNLALCPANHAPLREQGAIPRLVQLLVRAHQDTQRRTSMGGTQQQFVEGVRMEEIVEGCTGALHILARDVHNRIVIRGLNTIPLFVQLLYSPIENIQRVAAGVLCELAQDKEAAEAIEAEGATAPLTELLHSRNEGVATYAAAVLFRMSEDKPQDYKKRLSVELTSSLFRTEPMPWNEAGDLGVDICAPGESLGYRQDDPSYRSFHAGGYGQDAMGMDPMMDHDMGGHHPGAEYPVDGLPDLGHAQDLMDGLPPGDSNQLAWFDTDL, encoded by the exons ATGGCAAATCAAG CTGACCTAATGGAGCTAGACATGGCAATGGAGCCAGATCGGAAAGCGGCAGTCAGTCACTGGCAACAGCAGTCTTATTTGGATTCTGGAATTCATTCTGGAGCTACTACCACTGCCCCATCTCTTAGCGGGAAGGGAAATCCAGATGAGGAAGATGTGGACACGTCCCAAGTACTGTATGAATGGGAACAGGGCTTCTCGCAGCCTTTCACTCAAGATCAAGTGGCAG ATATTGATGGGCAGTTTGCAATGACCAGAGCCCAGAGGGTACGTGCTGCCATGTTTCCAGAAACGCTAGACGAAGGCATGCAGATTCCCTCAACACAGTTTGATTCTGCTCATCCTACAAATGTGCAGCGCTTGGCAGAACCTTCCCAGATGCTGAAACATGCTGTGGTCAACTTGATAAACTACCAAGATGATGCAGAATTGGCTACCCGTGCTATTCCTGAGCTAACAAAACTGCTTAATGATGAGGATCAG GTTGTGGTTAACAAAGCTGCAGTTATGGTTCATCAGTTGTCAAAAAAGGAAGCTTCCCGCCATGCCATCATGCGTTCTCCACAGATGGTTTCTGCGATTGTTCGTACCATGCAAAACACAAATGATGTTGAAACAGCGCGGTGTACTGCTGGTACGCTTCACAACCTTTCTCATCATCGTGAAGGGTTGCTGGCTATCTTCAAATCTGGAGGCATTCCTGCTTTGGTCAAAATGCTTGG GTCACCTGTGGATTCTGTGCTCTTTTACGCAATCACAACACTGCACAATCTTCTCTTGCATCAAGAAGGTGCAAAAATGGCTGTTCGCTTAGCCGGTGGATTGCAGAAAATGGTTGCCCTGCTGAACAAAACAAATGTCAAATTTTTAGCCATCACAACAGATTGTCTCCAAATTTTAGCTTATGGGAACCAAGAGAGCAAG TTAATAATTCTTGCAAGTGGTGGTCCTCAAGCGTTGGTCACAATAATGAGGACTTACAGTTATGAGAAACTTCTGTGGACCACAAGTCGCGTGCTGAAGGTGTTATCCGTCTGCTCCAGTAACAAGCCTGCTATTGTTGAAGCAG GTGGCATGCAAGCTTTGGGGTTGCACCTCACAGACCCAAGCCAGCGTCTGGTACAGAATTGTCTCTGGACATTAAGAAATCTTTCCGATGCTGCAACTAAACAG GAGGGAATGGAAGGCCTGCTAGGAACCCTTGTTCAGCTGCTTGGATCAGATGATATCAATGTTGTAACTTGTGCAGCTGGTATTCTGTCCAATCTCACGTGCAACAACTACAAGAATAAGATGATGGTCTGTCAAGTTGGTGGTATTGAGGCACTAGTGCGCACAGTTCTACGTGCTGGTGACAGAGAGGACATCACAGAGCCTGCTATATGTGCGCTTCGTCACCTTACCAGCAGACACCAAGAAGCCGAGATGGCTCAGAATGCTGTACGACTCCACTATGGACTCCCAGTGGTGGTAAAGTTACTGCACCCACCCTCTCACTGGCCGCTCATTAAG gCAACTGTTGGCTTGATTCGTAACCTTGCATTGTGCCCAGCTAACCATGCACCATTACGTGAACAAGGTGCTATTCCAAGGCTGGTTCAGCTTCTGGTCCGTGCACACCAGGACACCCAACGTCGCACATCTATGGGCGGAACACAGCAGCAGTTTGTG GAAGGTGTACGTATGGAAGAAATTGTTGAAGGGTGCACAGGGGCTCTTCATATTCTTGCACGGGATGTGCACAACAGAATTGTTATCCGAGGGCTAAATACCATTCCACTTTTTGTACAG CTGTTATACTCTCCCATTGAAAACATCCAAAGGGTTGCAGCTGGTGTGCTCTGTGAGCTGGCTCAAGACAAGGAAGCCGCTGAAGCTATTGAGGCTGAAGGTGCTACTGCCCCTCTGACAGAACTGCTTCACTCAAGAAATGAAGGAGTTG CAACATACGCAGCCGCTGTACTGTTCCGTATGTCTGAAGACAAGCCTCAGGACTACAAGAAGCGTTTGTCAGTTGAACTTACAAGCTCTCTGTTCAGAACTGAGCCAATGCCTTGGAATGAG GCTGGAGATCTTGGTGTTGACATATGTGCCCCTGGAGAATCACTTGGATATAGACAAGATG ATCCCAGCTACCGATCTTTCCATGCTGGCGGATATGGGCAAGATGCAATGGGAATGGACCCAATGATGGACCACGACATGGGAGGACATCATCCTGGTGCTGAATACCCAGTTGATGGCTTGCCCGATTTAGGCCACGCTCAGGATCTTATGGATGGCCTGCCCCCAGGTGACAGCAATCAGTTGGCCTGGTTTGACACTGACCTGTAA